In one window of Lewinella sp. 4G2 DNA:
- a CDS encoding outer membrane beta-barrel protein yields the protein MRPTDFRHRHYLHGLQGIGKRVLSGALLLLALIFVSTDLSAQYTGGRNRNYQDFQAKKLYFGLTLGLNSSRYTPFRSEEFLFSDTITAVNSLSGPGFNLNMIANLKIGKYFDFRFLPGFSFAERRLNYQRTARGVRETQRSVQSVFVELPFHFRYKSAPYRDKRMFVVAGAKYSFDVASESRARQSEELVRISPHDFQVEYGAGVQFFFPYFIFSPEFKISHGIGNTLIFNPGLDESTVLDKVLSRTFTLSFHIEG from the coding sequence ATGCGACCCACTGACTTTCGGCATCGCCACTATCTACACGGCCTACAAGGAATAGGCAAACGGGTGCTTAGCGGCGCGCTGCTTCTGCTGGCCCTTATTTTTGTTTCCACCGATCTCTCGGCCCAGTATACCGGCGGCCGCAACCGGAACTATCAGGATTTTCAGGCTAAAAAGTTATACTTCGGACTTACACTAGGCCTAAATAGCAGCCGCTATACCCCATTCCGCAGTGAGGAGTTTCTGTTCAGCGATACCATTACGGCGGTTAATAGCTTAAGTGGCCCCGGCTTCAATTTGAATATGATTGCCAACCTCAAAATTGGCAAGTATTTTGATTTCCGTTTCCTACCCGGATTCAGCTTCGCCGAGCGACGATTGAATTACCAGCGCACCGCAAGGGGCGTAAGGGAAACGCAGCGCTCAGTTCAGTCCGTCTTTGTGGAGTTGCCCTTCCACTTCCGGTATAAATCTGCTCCCTACCGGGATAAGCGCATGTTCGTTGTGGCCGGTGCCAAGTACAGCTTTGACGTGGCGAGTGAATCGCGCGCCCGGCAGTCCGAAGAACTCGTAAGAATCAGTCCCCACGACTTCCAGGTAGAGTATGGAGCGGGTGTACAATTCTTCTTTCCTTATTTCATTTTTAGCCCGGAATTTAAGATTAGCCACGGCATCGGTAATACGCTGATTTTTAATCCCGGCCTGGACGAAAGTACCGTACTCGACAAGGTGCTGAGCCGAACCTTCACGCTGAGCTTCCACATTGAAGGTTAG
- the ubiE gene encoding bifunctional demethylmenaquinone methyltransferase/2-methoxy-6-polyprenyl-1,4-benzoquinol methylase UbiE, with translation MTHDHDVVKPYGETDSKKSEVGKMFDSIASSYDLLNRGTSLGVDTLWRAKMIKELDGNVHKKVLDVATGTADVAIQTIKRTDVEHVTGLDLSEGMLKYGREKVSAAGLDEQIVLVQGDSEALPYPDDHFDAVTVSFGVRNFEHLEKGLAEMLRVLRPGGKVVILEFSRITFAPIRWGFNFYFGKIMPMIGRLQSKDPRAYAYLFESVQAFPSGKAFTDILDRVGYKRTECDPLTFGIATIYTAYKE, from the coding sequence ATGACGCACGACCACGACGTAGTAAAGCCCTACGGGGAAACGGATTCCAAGAAGTCTGAGGTAGGAAAGATGTTTGACTCCATCGCCTCTTCTTACGATTTACTCAACCGCGGAACGTCGCTGGGAGTAGATACCCTCTGGCGCGCCAAAATGATCAAGGAATTGGACGGCAACGTCCATAAGAAAGTGCTTGACGTAGCAACCGGCACAGCGGACGTGGCCATCCAAACCATCAAACGCACGGACGTGGAGCACGTGACCGGCCTTGACCTTTCGGAAGGGATGCTCAAATACGGCCGCGAGAAAGTGAGCGCCGCCGGTTTGGATGAGCAAATTGTCCTGGTACAGGGCGACAGCGAAGCACTCCCGTATCCGGATGATCATTTTGATGCAGTTACCGTCAGTTTCGGCGTCCGCAACTTTGAGCACCTCGAGAAGGGCCTGGCAGAAATGCTCCGGGTGCTTCGGCCCGGCGGTAAAGTGGTCATTCTTGAGTTCAGTAGGATTACCTTTGCGCCCATTCGTTGGGGATTTAATTTCTACTTCGGTAAAATTATGCCGATGATCGGCCGTTTACAGTCGAAAGATCCCCGCGCTTACGCTTACCTCTTTGAGTCCGTACAGGCCTTCCCCAGCGGAAAAGCTTTTACTGATATTCTCGATCGGGTAGGGTACAAAAGAACTGAATGCGACCCACTGACTTTCGGCATCGCCACTATCTACACGGCCTACAAGGAATAG
- the gyrA gene encoding DNA gyrase subunit A: MAEKQRIIPVNIEDQMKSAYIDYSMSVIVSRALPDVRDGLKPVHRRVLFGMNELGVSFRSSHKKSARIVGEVLGKYHPHGDSSVYDTMVRMAQDWSLRYPLVDGQGNFGSMDGDSPAAMRYTEARLERIADSLLGDLDKDTVDYQFNFDDTLKEPTVLPTKIPNLLVNGASGIAVGMATNMLPHNLNEVVDGIVATVDKPDISIDELMHYIKGPDFPTGGIIYGVDGVREAFETGRGRVVLRGRAEVVVDNDDRETIIISEIPYQVNKSVLVAKIAELANEGKVEGIRDVRDESDRDGLRIVIEIKRDALGSIVLSYLYKYTPLQTSYGVNNVCLVKGRPMTLNLKDQIEEFIEFRLEVIQRRTQFELNKALARAHILIGLLVALDYLDEVIALIRASANVDDARDGLMRGDFIDDKDAFWAKFRDLVEEAQTDELRVASGNVLSEAQAKAILEMRLQKLTGLELDKIRAEYAEIRELIDDLRDILDRPERQRDIVKEELLDVKTRFGDERRSEISLDTADISITDMIADDDVVVTISKLGYIKRTNVEEYRAQSRGGRGSRGSKTRDKDFVEHLFIASNHNYLLLFTDKGRCFWLRIYEIPEASKQSAGRVIRNIIAMPKDENVRAYISVEDLTDEEFLNSHSIIFATKRGIVKKTSLEAYSRPRTNGINAISINEGDELLEVRLTTGNSHVFLASRKGQAIHFEEEKVRQMGRNAAGVRGISLQGAEDEVVGMVTIDHEQDQDKTILVVSANGIGKRSNWDDYRITNRGGKGVRTMKVTDKTGELVALKAVNEEDDLMITNRSGIVIRTGIDSLRVMRRDTQGVRLINIEKGDSISDVAVVRNDGEVPEDAVGEEE, translated from the coding sequence ATGGCAGAGAAGCAACGGATCATTCCGGTCAATATTGAGGACCAGATGAAATCCGCCTACATCGATTATTCGATGTCGGTAATCGTAAGCCGCGCCCTTCCGGACGTTCGCGACGGACTTAAACCGGTACACCGGCGGGTCCTTTTTGGCATGAACGAACTGGGCGTGAGTTTTAGAAGCTCCCACAAAAAATCCGCCCGTATTGTCGGGGAAGTGCTGGGTAAGTATCACCCCCACGGTGATAGCTCCGTGTACGACACGATGGTGCGAATGGCCCAGGATTGGTCCCTGCGCTATCCCCTAGTGGACGGGCAGGGTAACTTCGGCTCTATGGATGGCGACTCCCCCGCCGCCATGCGTTACACCGAGGCCCGCCTGGAAAGAATTGCCGATAGCCTACTCGGTGACCTCGACAAGGATACCGTGGACTACCAATTCAACTTCGACGATACGTTGAAGGAGCCAACCGTCCTACCAACGAAGATCCCCAACCTACTGGTGAATGGTGCCTCCGGTATCGCAGTAGGTATGGCCACCAACATGTTACCCCACAACCTGAATGAGGTGGTGGACGGCATCGTTGCCACCGTCGATAAGCCGGACATCTCGATCGATGAGTTGATGCACTACATCAAAGGCCCGGACTTCCCGACCGGTGGCATCATCTACGGCGTGGATGGCGTTCGTGAAGCATTCGAAACTGGCCGCGGCCGGGTCGTGCTCCGAGGTCGGGCCGAAGTGGTGGTTGATAATGACGATCGGGAAACGATCATCATTAGTGAAATCCCCTACCAGGTCAACAAGTCCGTACTCGTTGCGAAGATCGCCGAACTGGCGAACGAAGGCAAAGTAGAAGGTATCCGGGACGTGCGGGATGAATCCGACCGGGACGGTCTCCGCATCGTTATCGAGATCAAACGGGATGCACTGGGCTCCATCGTCCTCAGCTACCTCTACAAGTACACTCCGCTGCAGACCAGCTACGGCGTCAACAACGTCTGCCTCGTGAAGGGACGGCCGATGACGCTGAACCTGAAGGATCAGATCGAAGAGTTCATCGAGTTCCGCCTGGAGGTTATCCAGCGCCGAACCCAATTTGAACTCAACAAAGCACTCGCCCGGGCCCACATCCTGATCGGCCTCCTGGTTGCCCTGGATTACCTCGACGAAGTAATTGCCTTGATTCGTGCAAGTGCCAACGTAGATGATGCCCGCGACGGCCTCATGCGAGGAGACTTCATCGACGATAAGGATGCCTTCTGGGCGAAGTTCCGCGACCTCGTGGAAGAAGCTCAGACCGATGAGTTGCGCGTAGCGTCCGGGAACGTTCTCAGCGAGGCCCAGGCGAAAGCCATCCTCGAGATGCGCCTGCAAAAATTGACTGGCCTCGAACTGGATAAGATCCGCGCCGAGTACGCCGAGATCCGCGAATTGATCGATGACCTGCGGGACATTTTGGACCGCCCGGAACGTCAGCGCGACATCGTCAAGGAAGAGCTCCTCGACGTGAAGACCCGCTTCGGCGACGAGCGCCGCTCCGAGATCAGCTTGGATACAGCGGACATCTCCATCACGGACATGATCGCCGACGACGACGTTGTTGTTACCATCAGCAAACTGGGCTACATCAAGCGGACGAACGTGGAGGAATACCGCGCTCAGTCTCGCGGAGGCCGGGGCAGCCGCGGCTCCAAGACGCGCGATAAAGATTTTGTCGAACACCTCTTCATTGCGAGTAACCACAACTACCTCCTGCTCTTTACCGATAAGGGTCGTTGCTTTTGGTTGCGCATCTACGAGATCCCCGAAGCGAGCAAGCAAAGTGCGGGCCGCGTGATTCGCAACATCATCGCGATGCCGAAGGACGAAAACGTGCGGGCTTACATCAGCGTGGAGGATCTGACCGACGAGGAATTCCTCAATAGCCACAGCATCATCTTTGCCACCAAACGGGGAATCGTCAAGAAGACCAGTCTGGAAGCTTACAGCCGTCCGCGGACGAATGGCATCAACGCCATTTCCATCAACGAAGGCGACGAACTCCTGGAGGTACGCTTGACGACTGGCAATAGCCATGTTTTCCTAGCTAGCCGTAAAGGCCAGGCTATCCACTTCGAGGAGGAGAAGGTGCGGCAAATGGGTCGAAACGCCGCCGGTGTTCGGGGCATTAGCCTCCAAGGTGCCGAGGACGAGGTCGTCGGAATGGTGACCATCGACCACGAACAGGACCAGGATAAAACCATCCTGGTCGTGAGTGCTAACGGTATCGGCAAACGAAGTAACTGGGATGACTACCGCATCACCAACCGTGGTGGCAAGGGTGTTCGGACCATGAAAGTGACCGACAAAACCGGTGAATTGGTGGCCCTGAAAGCCGTCAATGAGGAAGATGACCTGATGATCACGAACCGCTCTGGTATCGTCATTCGGACGGGCATCGATTCCCTTCGCGTAATGCGGCGTGACACCCAGGGTGTCCGCCTGATCAACATCGAAAAGGGGGATAGCATCTCTGACGTCGCCGTGGTCCGCAACGATGGTGAAGTCCCGGAAGACGCCGTTGGCGAAGAGGAGTAG
- a CDS encoding lipopolysaccharide assembly protein LapB yields the protein MQRIILSMLVALIAVSGLVAQTGEAAFKQARKSFDTYKLNSDKEALAEAVTLIATAMEDAEVAADPKALVEAGDIYKEAVIQYVNKRFIDANDKERMFEMPGVMSAKAYMKAYEMAEKKGDKKAALKGLSEIQGNLTNEGIYAIQDGATNPKLYEQSYTSFTTNLMVNDFLEKNGGEVLVTPESITQDKYFAALAATLSKQYENALPLYEELYAAKYDDAAIYDGLYKIYTDKGMKDKAEKVLVEGRERYPEESSLLFTEINYLLGEGRLDELTGKLETAINKEPENMSLYSTLASVYERLYNQANEAGKTDEAADYFAKAEAEYNRGLAKDPNSSRMIYGLGAMIYNKGALMSQDLETLGDDFSKEGQKKYDALKAKVDAEFAKALPFFQKAEMADPNDVNTLIALKEMYARQGEYEVSGEFKERIATIQGGGKVGGSYFKEKGM from the coding sequence ATGCAAAGAATTATTCTCAGTATGCTCGTCGCGCTTATCGCCGTCTCCGGCCTCGTTGCGCAAACGGGCGAAGCCGCTTTCAAGCAAGCACGCAAGTCATTCGACACCTACAAACTCAATTCCGATAAAGAAGCCCTCGCTGAAGCCGTCACTTTGATTGCCACCGCAATGGAAGATGCCGAAGTAGCCGCCGACCCAAAAGCACTCGTCGAGGCGGGTGACATCTACAAAGAAGCCGTCATCCAGTACGTCAACAAGCGTTTCATTGATGCTAACGACAAGGAGCGGATGTTTGAGATGCCCGGTGTAATGTCTGCCAAGGCTTACATGAAGGCCTACGAAATGGCAGAAAAGAAAGGCGACAAAAAAGCTGCGCTTAAAGGCCTTTCGGAAATTCAGGGTAACCTGACCAATGAGGGTATCTACGCTATTCAGGACGGTGCCACCAATCCCAAGCTGTACGAGCAGAGCTACACCAGCTTTACCACTAACTTGATGGTAAACGACTTCCTGGAGAAGAACGGCGGTGAAGTCCTGGTTACACCCGAAAGCATCACGCAGGACAAATACTTCGCTGCCCTCGCCGCAACGCTGAGTAAGCAGTACGAGAACGCACTCCCACTCTACGAGGAACTTTACGCTGCTAAGTACGACGACGCCGCGATCTACGATGGCCTCTACAAGATCTACACCGATAAGGGCATGAAGGATAAGGCAGAGAAAGTCCTGGTGGAAGGCCGTGAGCGCTACCCCGAAGAAAGCTCCTTGCTCTTTACCGAAATCAACTACCTCCTTGGTGAAGGCCGCCTCGACGAACTGACCGGCAAGCTGGAAACTGCGATCAACAAGGAGCCCGAGAACATGAGTCTCTACTCTACCCTTGCCTCCGTCTACGAACGTCTGTACAATCAGGCTAACGAAGCCGGCAAAACCGACGAAGCTGCGGACTACTTCGCAAAGGCGGAAGCTGAATATAACCGTGGTCTCGCTAAAGACCCCAACTCTTCCCGTATGATCTATGGCCTCGGTGCGATGATCTACAATAAAGGCGCCCTGATGTCACAGGACCTGGAAACACTTGGTGACGATTTCTCAAAGGAAGGCCAGAAAAAGTACGACGCGCTGAAAGCAAAAGTTGACGCTGAGTTTGCTAAAGCCCTCCCCTTCTTCCAGAAGGCAGAGATGGCGGACCCCAACGATGTTAATACGCTGATCGCTCTAAAAGAGATGTACGCTCGCCAGGGTGAGTACGAAGTATCCGGAGAGTTCAAAGAGCGCATTGCTACCATCCAGGGTGGTGGTAAAGTAGGCGGTTCTTACTTTAAGGAGAAGGGTATGTAA
- a CDS encoding putative DNA modification/repair radical SAM protein: MNERISEKLSILADAAKYDVSCSSSGSKRKNTPDGLGNATGTGICHTYTQDGRCVSLLKILLTNHCIFDCAYCVSRKSNDVKRAAFTVEEVVDLTINFYKRNYIEGLFLSSGIFKSADYTMERLVRIAKTLRTEHRFNGYIHLKAIPGASDELIHEAGLYADRLSVNLEMPSEMSLKKVAPEKSYADAYKPMNFLKGSIDDYKAQSKALIKSVHKPTFAPAGQSTQMVIGASPETDQDILKLSKTLYQKQSLKRVYYSGYVPISDDNRLPTLSAPPLRRENRLYQADWLMRFYKFDATEIVDDANPMLDPEVDPKLAYALRNPALFPVDVNTATLEMILRIPGVGVKSAHKIVQSRRFQSLRREHLKKIGVVWKRAQYFIISADKDFRQLGFDPRVIRRRVLQGQTKGRHVNTQQMSLFG, translated from the coding sequence ATGAACGAACGCATTTCCGAGAAACTGTCCATCCTTGCTGACGCCGCGAAATACGACGTATCCTGCAGTAGTTCCGGCAGCAAGCGCAAGAACACGCCGGATGGGCTCGGTAACGCAACCGGAACGGGAATTTGCCACACCTACACCCAGGACGGTCGCTGCGTATCTCTCCTCAAAATTCTGTTGACGAACCATTGCATTTTCGATTGCGCCTACTGCGTCAGCCGGAAGAGTAATGACGTTAAGCGCGCAGCCTTCACCGTAGAAGAAGTGGTGGACCTCACCATCAATTTCTATAAGCGCAATTACATTGAGGGCCTTTTCCTGAGCTCGGGTATTTTCAAGAGCGCGGACTATACCATGGAGCGCCTGGTTCGAATCGCCAAAACATTGCGGACGGAGCACCGCTTCAATGGCTACATCCACCTCAAGGCCATCCCCGGTGCCAGCGATGAACTCATCCACGAAGCCGGCCTCTACGCCGACCGCCTGAGCGTTAACCTGGAAATGCCCAGTGAAATGAGCCTCAAAAAAGTCGCACCGGAAAAAAGTTACGCCGATGCCTACAAACCCATGAATTTCCTGAAGGGCTCCATTGATGACTACAAAGCACAATCGAAAGCGTTGATCAAATCGGTTCACAAACCAACGTTTGCCCCCGCCGGCCAGAGCACCCAAATGGTCATCGGCGCCAGCCCGGAAACCGATCAGGACATCCTCAAGCTTAGCAAAACGCTGTACCAAAAACAATCACTAAAGCGCGTCTACTACTCCGGTTATGTACCCATCAGCGACGATAACCGGTTGCCTACGCTGAGCGCACCGCCATTGCGAAGGGAAAACCGCCTCTACCAAGCCGACTGGTTAATGCGCTTCTACAAATTCGACGCCACCGAAATTGTCGACGACGCTAACCCTATGCTGGACCCGGAAGTAGACCCTAAACTGGCCTACGCCCTGCGAAATCCCGCCCTTTTTCCTGTGGACGTCAATACAGCTACGCTCGAGATGATCCTTCGTATCCCTGGCGTTGGCGTGAAGAGTGCCCACAAAATCGTTCAATCCCGCAGGTTCCAATCCTTGCGCCGCGAACACCTTAAGAAGATCGGCGTGGTCTGGAAGCGCGCGCAGTATTTCATCATTAGTGCGGACAAGGACTTCCGCCAATTAGGCTTCGATCCGCGAGTGATTCGACGACGGGTTCTGCAAGGGCAAACGAAAGGTAGACACGTGAATACTCAACAGATGAGCTTGTTTGGTTAA
- the trxB gene encoding thioredoxin-disulfide reductase encodes MGTEPLKTVIIGSGPAGYTAAIYAARANLSPVLYTGKEPGGQLMITTDVENFPGYPDGIQGPAMMEDLRKQAERFNTEVKYELIDKVDFSGPIHKIYTESGEEIASHTVIISTGASARWLGLESEQRLMNNGVSACAVCDGFFYRNKPTAIVGAGDSACEEALYLSNLCPVVHMFVRRDEMRASKIMQDRVKKQANIKIYWNTETEEILGDEFVTGVRVFNNKTGEKQEIPVDGFFVAIGHVPNTKLFADWLDMEETGYLVHQPNSTKTNVPGVFVSGDAADHVYRQAITAAGTGCMAALDAERYLGETGVI; translated from the coding sequence ATGGGAACTGAACCACTGAAAACCGTCATTATTGGCTCCGGCCCCGCCGGCTATACTGCTGCCATCTACGCCGCCCGCGCTAACCTGAGCCCCGTTCTCTACACCGGCAAGGAACCCGGCGGACAATTGATGATCACGACGGACGTGGAAAACTTCCCCGGCTACCCGGATGGTATTCAGGGCCCCGCGATGATGGAAGACCTCCGCAAACAAGCCGAGCGGTTTAATACGGAAGTGAAGTACGAATTGATTGACAAGGTCGATTTTAGTGGGCCGATCCACAAAATTTACACTGAAAGCGGAGAAGAGATTGCTTCGCACACAGTCATCATCAGCACCGGAGCGAGTGCCCGTTGGTTAGGCCTCGAGAGTGAGCAGCGCCTGATGAATAATGGCGTAAGCGCCTGCGCCGTTTGCGACGGATTCTTCTACCGAAATAAGCCCACCGCCATTGTTGGCGCCGGCGATAGTGCCTGCGAGGAAGCCCTTTACCTGAGCAACCTTTGCCCGGTCGTCCACATGTTCGTGCGCCGCGATGAGATGCGGGCCTCGAAAATCATGCAGGACCGCGTGAAGAAGCAAGCCAACATCAAGATCTACTGGAATACGGAAACCGAGGAGATCCTGGGCGACGAGTTCGTGACTGGCGTGCGCGTCTTCAACAACAAAACTGGCGAGAAGCAAGAGATTCCGGTGGATGGTTTTTTCGTCGCCATTGGCCACGTTCCCAACACCAAGCTGTTTGCCGACTGGCTCGATATGGAAGAGACCGGCTACCTGGTCCACCAACCGAATAGCACGAAGACCAACGTTCCCGGCGTCTTCGTTTCCGGCGATGCCGCAGACCACGTTTACCGCCAAGCCATTACCGCAGCGGGAACGGGTTGTATGGCTGCGCTGGATGCGGAACGGTATTTGGGGGAGACGGGGGTTATTTAG
- the folD gene encoding bifunctional methylenetetrahydrofolate dehydrogenase/methenyltetrahydrofolate cyclohydrolase FolD, which yields MQVLDGKALSETIKAELKDEVDAIRSAGGKIPHLAAVLVGDNPASHVYVRNKVRSCEQVGFKSSLIRLPEDVSQEDLLAEVAKLNADEDVDGYIVQLPLPKHIDEDTVNLAIDPKKDVDGFTPVNIGLMTLGLPSYLPATPNGIMTMLERYGIQTTGKEVVVLGRSNIVGTPMSILLSRKGEPGNATVTMCHSRTEGMLFHTKRADILIAAIGKPEMVTADMVKEGAVIIDVGINRVEDASRKRGYRLCGDVDYNGLKDKVSAMTPVPGGVGPMTVVSLLMNTLQASKG from the coding sequence ATGCAGGTATTGGATGGAAAGGCGCTTTCGGAGACCATCAAAGCGGAATTGAAGGATGAAGTTGACGCGATTCGCAGTGCGGGCGGCAAAATTCCTCACCTGGCCGCGGTTTTGGTCGGCGATAATCCCGCATCCCACGTCTACGTTCGCAATAAGGTGCGAAGCTGCGAGCAGGTGGGTTTTAAGTCTTCCTTGATCCGGCTTCCCGAGGATGTCAGTCAGGAAGACTTGCTGGCTGAGGTAGCTAAGCTCAACGCTGATGAAGATGTGGATGGCTACATCGTCCAATTGCCCCTCCCCAAACACATCGACGAGGATACCGTCAACCTGGCCATCGATCCCAAAAAGGATGTGGATGGCTTCACACCCGTCAACATCGGGCTAATGACTCTGGGCCTCCCCAGCTACCTCCCCGCCACACCAAATGGTATCATGACGATGCTGGAAAGATACGGTATCCAAACAACTGGAAAAGAGGTAGTTGTGCTTGGTCGGTCAAACATCGTTGGAACCCCAATGAGCATCCTGCTTAGCCGAAAAGGAGAACCGGGCAATGCGACCGTGACCATGTGCCACAGCCGAACCGAAGGCATGCTCTTCCACACCAAACGCGCCGACATCCTCATTGCCGCCATCGGTAAACCCGAAATGGTGACGGCTGACATGGTCAAAGAAGGCGCCGTCATCATCGACGTCGGAATTAACCGCGTCGAAGACGCCTCCCGCAAACGTGGCTACCGCCTTTGCGGTGACGTAGACTATAACGGCCTAAAAGACAAAGTCTCCGCCATGACACCGGTACCGGGTGGGGTAGGGCCGATGACGGTGGTCTCTTTGTTGATGAATACGTTGCAGGCGAGTAAGGGGTAG